Proteins found in one Epinephelus fuscoguttatus linkage group LG4, E.fuscoguttatus.final_Chr_v1 genomic segment:
- the LOC125887969 gene encoding histone H2B 1/2-like, which yields MPETTVKAPKKGSKKAVSKSVSKTGKKKRRTRKESYAIYVYKVLKQVHPDTGISSKAMGIMNSFVSDIFERIAGEASRLAHYNKRSTITSREIQTAVRLLLPGELAKHAVSEGTKAVTKYTSSK from the coding sequence ATGCCTGAAACCACCGTGAAAGCGCCCAAGAAGGGCTCAAAGAAAGCCGTGTCTAAGAGCGTCAGCAAGACCGgcaagaaaaagaggaggaccAGGAAAGAGAGCTACGCCATCTACGTGTACAAGGTGCTGAAGCAGGTCCACCCCGACACCGGCATCTCGTCCAAGGCTATGGGCATCATGAACTCGTTTGTGAGCGACATCTTTGAGCGCATCGCCGGTGAGGCCTCCCGTCTGGCTCACTACAACAAGCGCTCCACCATCACTTCCAGGGAGATCCAGACCGCCGTCCGCCTGCTGCTGCCCGGGGAGCTGGCCAAGCACGCTGTGTCTGAGGGCACCAAGGCCGTCACCAAGTACACCAGCTCCAAGTAG
- the LOC125887953 gene encoding histone H3-like, translating into MARTKQTARKSTGGKAPRKQLATKAARKSAPATGGVKKPHRYRPGTVALREIRRYQKSTELLIRKLPFQRLVREIAQDFKTDLRFQSSAVMALQESSEAYLVGLFEDTNLCAIHAKRVTIMPKDIQLARRIRGERA; encoded by the coding sequence ATGGCAAGAACCAAGCAGACCGCTCGTAAATCCACCGGAGGCAAAGCCCCGAGGAAGCAGCTGGCCACCAAGGCTGCCCGTAAGAGCGCCCCGGCCACCGGCGGCGTGAAGAAGCCTCACCGTTACAGGCCCGGTACCGTGGCTCTGAGAGAGATCCGTCGCTACCAGAAATCCACCGAGCTGCTGATCCGCAAGCTGCCCTTCCAGCGCCTGGTCCGAGAAATCGCTCAGGATTTCAAGACCGACCTGCGCTTCCAGAGCTCCGCTGTCATGGCTCTGCAGGAGTCCAGTGAGGCTTACCTGGTGGGCCTGTTTGAGGACACCAACCTGTGCGCCATCCACGCCAAGAGAGTCACCATCATGCCCAAAGACATCCAGCTGGCCCGTCGCATCCGCGGAGAGAGAGCTTAa